Proteins encoded within one genomic window of Naumovozyma dairenensis CBS 421 chromosome 6, complete genome:
- the NDAI0F01930 gene encoding sugar porter family MFS transporter codes for MSEVSEQNVVDSTIVESNNDVGSYHSDNISETKKDISDFDEAAAPVEIPKKPASAYTSVCIMCLMVAFGGFISGWDTGTIGGFMAQTDYINRFGSTHPSGTKYMSKVRTGLLVSIFNVGCAIGSVFLGRLGDSIGRRKGIVVGASIYIVGIVIQIASIDKWFQYFIGRIIGGLGSGAIAVLSPMLISEVSPKHLRGTLVSCYQLMVTFGIFLGYCTNYGTKNYNNSVQWRVPLGLCFAWALVMIGAMFLVPESPRYLVEKGLIEEAKRSVAKSNKVTVDDPATIQEVELVQIAVDAEREAGTASWAELFHTKTKVFQRTLMGVVVLALQQLTGCNYFFYYGTLVFSAVGLEDSFQTSIVFGIVNFASTFVALYVVDKYGRRTCLLWGAAGMVCCMVVFASVGVTRLWPHGKGNGSSKGAGNCMIVFSCFFIFCFATTWAPIPFVIISESFPLRVKAKGMALGTVSNQMWNFCIGFFTPFITGAIDFYYGYVFMGCLVFAYCYVFAFVPETKGLQLEDVNVMWEEGVLPWKSASWVPPSQRGDTYDADALATDDKPLYKRIFSKN; via the coding sequence atgtctGAGGTGAGCGAACAAAATGTGGTAGATTCCACAATTGTTGAATCTAACAATGATGTAGGATCATACCATTCTGACAATATTTCCGAGACCAAGAAAGACATCAGTGATTTTGATGAAGCTGCTGCTCCAGTAGAAATTCCAAAGAAACCTGCTTCTGCTTATACCTCTGTGTGTATCATGTGTTTAATGGTTGCCTTTGGTGGTTTCATATCTGGTTGGGATACTGGTACCATTGGTGGTTTCATGGCTCAAACTGATTATATTAACAGATTCGGTAGTACTCATCCAAGTGGTACTAAATATATGTCCAAAGTCAGAACTGGTTTATTGGTTTCTATTTTCAATGTCGGTTGTGCCATTGGGTCTGTCTTCTTAGGTCGTTTGGGTGATAGTATTGGTCGTAGAAAGGGTATTGTTGTCGGTGCTAGTATCTATATCGTTGGTATTGTCATTCAAATCGCTTCTATTGACAAATGGTTCCAATATTTCATTGGTAGAATTATTGGTGGTTTAGGTTCCGGTGCTATTGCTGTTTTATCTCCTATGTTAATTTCTGAAGTTTCTCCAAAACATTTAAGAGGTACTTTAGTTTCATGTTATCAATTGATGGTTACGTTTGGTATCTTTTTAGGTTACTGTACTAATTATGGTACTAAGAACTACAACAACTCAGTCCAATGGAGAGTGCCATTAGGTCTATGTTTTGCCTGGGCTTTGGTTATGATCGGTGCTATGTTTTTGGTTCCAGAATCTCCACGTTACTTGGTTGAAAAAGGtttaattgaagaagctAAAAGATCCGTTGCTAAATCAAACAAGGTTACAGTTGATGATCCAGCTACTATTCAAGAAGTTGAATTGGTTCAAATCGCTGTTGATGCTGAAAGAGAAGCAGGTACTGCTTCTTGGGCTGAATTATTCCATACCAAGACCAAAGTTTTCCAACGTACTTTAATGGGTGTTGTCGTTCTTGCTTTACAACAATTGACTGGTTgtaattatttcttttactATGGTACCCTTGTTTTCAGTGCTGTCGGTTTAGAGGATTCTTTCCAAACGTCTATTGTTTTCGGTATTGTGAATTTTGCCTCTACATTTGTTGCTTTGTATGTTGTTGATAAATATGGTCGTCGTACTTGTTTATTATGGGGTGCTGCTGGTATGGTTTGTTGTATGGTTGTGTTTGCATCAGTTGGTGTTACAAGATTATGGCCTCATGGTAAAGGGAATGGATCATCCAAAGGTGCTGGTAACTGTATGATCGTTTTCTCctgtttctttattttttgttttgctACTACTTGGGCTCCAATTCCATTCGTTATTATCTCTGAATCTTTCCCATTGAGAGTTAAGGCCAAGGGTATGGCGTTAGGTACAGTTTCTAATCAAATGTGGAATTTCTGTATTGGATTTTTCACACCTTTCATTACCGGTGCTATTGATTTCTACTACGGTTATGTGTTTATGGGTTGTTTAGTCTTTGCCTACTGTTACGTGTTTGCATTTGTTCCAGAAACCAAGGGTTTACAATTGGAAGATGTTAACGTTATGTGGGAAGAAGGTGTTTTACCATGGAAATCTGCATCTTGGGTTCCACCATCTCAAAGAGGAGATACGTATGATGCAGATGCTTTAGCTACTGATGACAAACCACTTTACAAGAGAATCTTTAGcaaaaattaa
- the NDAI0F01960 gene encoding KH domain-containing protein (similar to Saccharomyces cerevisiae PBP2 (YBR233W); ancestral locus Anc_6.139) has product MEQSRHISPENRKSSSNVNELEEVEMRMLCLDSQIGLIVGYRGEIIHTIKRDSSTQITISTRKMHVNERVISIKGITENIAKAFGLIAKSIINNNTKNKKLGDSTITDVHLLVPYFVMARISGEGRYTMDEIIELSAADLRQTKEPLPDSTDMLFTVSGVADSIHIATFYIGQEYLHTFNSMKREEAEEVPYEPIEGRRILGPDTSLLYGEYCKDTRNTLPLQPVTEISIPRDDFLIADYQVDDVYTASPMEDEGTNRKRRRIEAQSRELITRSRYDSFSSRKGEKDDPLASEYPAIPNVRITKSVRLNSSSTSLSEENELLVHVRKTAYIKEEYVGCIIGKGGQNIKTLRNATLCDIEVSDPIEGREIRRVIVKGCPLAVEAALLLIGNSIESWKILSSSRSNSKHTSPALPMSPPSFQ; this is encoded by the coding sequence ATGGAACAATCAAGGCATATCTCACCTGAAAATAGAAAGTCATCGTCAAACGTcaatgaattggaagaagTTGAAATGAGAATGTTATGTCTTGATTCTCAAATCGGATTGATCGTTGGATATAGAGGTGAAATTATTCATACAATTAAAAGAGACAGTTCTACACAAATTACCATATCTACTAGAAAAATGCACGTTAATGAAAGAgtaatttcaattaaagGGATCACTGAAAATATAGCTAAAGCTTTTGGTTTGATTGCTAAAAgtattataaataataatactaagaataaaaaattaggTGATTCTACCATCACAGATGTTCATCTCTTAGTACCTTATTTTGTTATGGCAAGGATTAGTGGGGAAGGTAGGTATACCATGGatgaaatcattgaattaaGCGCTGCTGACTTGAGGCAAACTAAAGAACCTTTGCCTGATTCCACAGATATGTTATTCACTGTTAGTGGTGTTGCAGATTCCATCCATATTGCAACTTTCTATATAGGACAAGAATATTTGCATACTTTCAATTCTATGAAACGGGAAGAAGCTGAAGAAGTTCCATACGAACCTATAGAAGGTAGACGTATATTAGGCCCTGATACCTCTTTACTATATGGGGAATATTGTAAAGATACAAGAAATACATTACCTTTGCAACCTGTTACAGAAATATCAATACCAAGGgatgatttcttaataGCCGATTATCAAGTCGATGATGTTTATACAGCAAGTCCAATGGAAGATGAGGGAACAAATAGAAAAAGGCGTCGCATTGAGGCACAATCAAGAGAGCTTATTACGCGATCCAGATACGATTCATTTTCAAGTAGGAAAGGAGAAAAAGACGATCCACTTGCTTCTGAATACCCAGCAATCCCTAATGTTCGTATAACAAAATCTGTCAGATTAAACTCTTCCTCTACTTCTTTAtcagaagaaaatgaattgttGGTCCATGTACGTAAAACAGCttatattaaagaagaatacGTAGGATGTATAATAGGGAAAGGTGGCCAAAATATCAAGACATTGAGGAATGCAACCTTATGTGATATTGAGGTTTCTGACCCAATTGAAGGAAGAGAGATAAGAAGAGTAATTGTTAAAGGTTGTCCATTGGCTGTGGAAGCAGCTTTACTTCTAATAGGGAACAGCATTGAATCATGGAAAATATTGTCGTCTTCCCGCTCTAATTCCAAACATACTTCTCCAGCATTACCGATGTCCCCTCCTTCATTTCAGTAG
- the SWC5 gene encoding Swc5p (similar to Saccharomyces cerevisiae SWC5 (YBR231C); ancestral locus Anc_6.138): MIDESQRVNASPEEVGDGADERTSTEMMKEGESVDVHNSNDLEDEYNEEEDEDFDPDKVKVTLGDADDDDDDDDDAETNLSDDDEEEQKEGKTRSGKNDYSKIESETGGLIKTRKARQLEEELNRKRKYEQLEVTSVPSSINDIWEELKQTSNKRLSKRHAVQGKNNGSVLATSTQGDEQDVSSFDDGSENILIERSYKFAGELIHEKKYVSRSSAEGREYLNAVQFQDEMKTTEGKEPNLNVGSKEADSKDGHGRMENLNLRRPLKRQPILEQIISGAIKPKLTTLEKSKLDWATYVDKEGINDELQLYNKDGYLAKQDFLNRVESKKDEKYKEFRQKQIQLQLQESQQNS; the protein is encoded by the coding sequence ATGATAGATGAGTCACAGAGAGTTAATGCATCTCCAGAAGAGGTTGGAGATGGTGCTGATGAGAGAACGAGCACTGAGATGATGAAAGAGGGGGAATCGGTAGATGTACATAATAGTAATgatttagaagatgaatacaatgaagaggaagacGAAGACTTTGATCCTGATAAAGTGAAGGTTACCCTAGgtgatgctgatgatgatgatgacgatgatgatgatgctgaaACTAATCTCAGtgacgatgatgaagaagaacagaAAGAAGGGAAAACGCGATCTGGCAAAAATGATTACTCTAAAATCGAGAGTGAGACTGGTGGTTTAATCAAAACAAGGAAAGCAAGACAGttggaagaagaattaaataGGAAGCGGAAATACGAGCAGTTAGAAGTCACAAGTGTACCCAGCTCCATCAATGATATTTGGGAAGAATTAAAACAAACAAGTAACAAACGACTTTCGAAGAGGCATGCTGTTCAgggaaaaaataatggttCAGTACTGGCGACAAGCACTCAAGGGGATGAACAAGACGTTTCTTCTTTCGATGATGGTagtgaaaatattttaattgaGAGAAGTTATAAGTTTGCAGGGGAACTGATccatgaaaaaaaatatgtttcCAGATCGAGTGCAGAAGGGCgagaatatttaaatgcTGTACAGTTCCAAGATGAAATGAAAACGACTGAGGGCAAGGAACCAAACCTAAATGTAGGTTCGAAAGAGGCTGACTCCAAAGATGGACATGGCCGAATGGAGAACTTAAATCTGCGGAGGCCATTAAAGAGACAACCGATCCTAGAACAGATTATATCTGGCGCAATAAAGCCTAAATTGACAACTTTAGAGAAGTCCAAGCTAGATTGGGCCACTTACGTTGATAAAGAAGGCATTAATGACGAGTTACAACtttataataaagatgGGTATTTAGCCAAGCAAGATTTCTTGAATCGTGTGGAATCCaagaaagatgaaaaatataaagaattcaGGCAGAAGCAGATACAGTTGCAACTACAGGAATCACAACAAAATTCATAA
- the NSA1 gene encoding ribosome biosynthesis protein NSA1 (similar to Saccharomyces cerevisiae NSA1 (YGL111W); ancestral locus Anc_6.144) encodes MRLLVSCVDSGSIKEIVCNQGTDTSIQTSIQPFHISTNLSQGSSNAIDQIAQVTTKTLLLARCNGAIELVQTVGKTMNLENDISFETNDYEILDKIEGLTDDSKLAPLYEKSKKRTKLRDGTISLSLVKKYKKIVTYISATKSGMVHIIDIENNRKLVLKNTFQLKAPLDFLQLYDFYEVEKPQEKYVFAYGGEENLIKLVEINSNFTEIKQIWEAKNVKNDTLDLRVPVWPIGVKFLRPFEKEGSDFKNQLNYQFLAVTHWSHLGKYRTVHGRKPMEYIDLLPDREPLTSFILSGNDLSRLGNLQSSDFADAKFFISDTKKNVFQFNSTGRLLKKFGKGEITGASSYINVYGNKYLLQGGLDRYVRVFDLQHGNSLSKVYLGGKINFITVLDTDEVVVPVKEDAKSKKAKKRKMLEEETEQDADKLWDQLDTSSKKSKV; translated from the coding sequence ATGAGATTATTGGTGAGCTGTGTAGATAGTGGTTCAATAAAGGAAATTGTTTGTAACCAAGGTACAGACACATCAATTCAAACCTCTATACAACCTTTCCATATATCGACTAATTTGTCTCAAGGTTCATCTAATGCAATCGACCAAATTGCTCAGGTAACTACTAAAACTCTACTACTTGCAAGATGCAATGGGGCTATTGAATTAGTTCAAACCGTGGGGAAAACAATGAACttagaaaatgatatcTCTTTTGAAACAAACGATTACGAAATACTAGATAAAATTGAGGGACTTACTGATGATTCCAAATTGGCACCATTGTATGAAAAATCTAAAAAAAGAACTAAACTGAGAGATGGTACcatttctctttctttggtcaaaaagtataaaaaaattgtcaCATATATCTCAGCTACCAAGTCTGGTATGGTTCATATTatagatattgaaaataatagaaagTTAGTGCTGAAAAATACGTTCCAATTGAAAGCACCTTTGGACTTTCTCCAATTGTACGATTTCTATGAAGTCGAGAAACCTCAAGAGAAATACGTATTTGCATATGGTGGTGAGGAGAACTTGATTAAATTAGTTGAGATAAATTCTAATTTTACtgaaattaaacaaatatGGGAAGCCAAGAATGTTAAAAATGATACATTGGATTTGAGGGTACCAGTATGGCCAATCGGGGTGAAGTTCTTGAGACCTTTTGAAAAGGAAGGCTCTGATTTTAAGAATCAACTTAACTATCAATTCTTGGCCGTCACTCATTGGTCACATTTAGGGAAATATAGAACAGTTCATGGACGTAAACCAATGGAATATATTGACCTATTACCAGATCGTGAACCATTGACATCTTTTATATTATCTGGTAATGATTTGTCACGTCTTGGAAATTTGCAAAGTAGCGATTTTGCTGATGCTAAGTTCTTCATCAGCGATACCaagaaaaatgttttccaattcaattctACTGGTCGtctattaaagaaattcgGGAAGGGGGAAATAACAGGTGCATCTTCATATATAAACGTTTATGGTAATAAGTACTTACTACAAGGTGGCCTTGACAGATATGTTCGTGTATTCGATCTACAACATGGAAACTCATTGAGCAAAGTCTATCTTGGCGgtaaaataaatttcatCACGGTATTAGATACGGATGAAGTAGTAGTTCCAGTAAAAGAGGATGCAAAATCAAAGAAGGCtaagaaaaggaaaatgcTTGAAGAGGAAACAGAGCAAGACGCTGATAAATTATGGGATCAATTGGATACCTCCAGTAAAAAAAGCAAGGTTTAG
- the MDM30 gene encoding SCF ubiquitin ligase complex subunit MDM30 (similar to Saccharomyces cerevisiae MDM30 (YLR368W); ancestral locus Anc_4.216), producing MGMVDSLPLEIWSQIVSDISLKDLFKLRRVNKILNEKLSSNTIWKAKSYEYWLRHQNNDVITEYKRCKMLPKVPTKGQESIPENKRIWFDYFQKRFQMDLKFIRELNNFVDQEFEKDIMEDRQKVYWNAYFDLIRSYPRAFLIPLLHRLILKSPVSFTGYDKDADSEKLRYDAKYHAIKILRSLRHSQCYNALVGVDDNLEPRKFLTLRDDELMESFLLKWNAMDNSFDTLVKFRPKFYNDINNQIKQKFNGYLKDFKKLDTFKKIEIITQVVIDNLHWDKEAHINNQGRFDEAETKVESFMLLRVYAKEIEPSASLFFSIVQKIARLFDIQAKMTLTALLCLDEKDPDNYYYVFFNLEDIYKGSCTIRDKRWLSRSLGASERELFTRSLLPLRLPQFLTAYYEICGGDKDSIYLDRLHDNTRKTKEQRLARIKKLFPYSREYFSPHILKYFLTFGECLVAKRMTSMSRSTQEKWNQFIEQTQVHFPANFYFIEPERRHTPGPYGAWLGIRNHMYLNFLEDIGKFVILKPHGESHERIFCIMGMKRGQGSPMCTLVDEFGEVYADSRDAIKIYNGDSKTIEEFLNVDPYTDLGLLFQNYNPELKKMELNARIRNYCAVHQPHNPFIPKEAWEAMGFTYEHTMSS from the coding sequence atgGGAATGGTTGATTCCTTACCACTCGAGATTTGGTCTCAAATAGTATCTGACATATCGTTAAAggatttatttaaattgaGAAgagtaaataaaattttaaatgaaaaactCTCTTCAAATACTATTTGGAAGGCCAAATCTTACGAATATTGGTTAAGAcatcaaaataatgatgtaATAACCGAATATAAAAGATGTAAAATGTTACCGAAAGTACCTACCAAGGGACAAGAATCAATTCcagaaaataaaaggaTTTGGtttgattattttcaaaaaaggTTTCAGATGGATTTAAAGTTTATTAGGGAATTGAATAACTTCGTCGATCAAGAGTTCgaaaaagatataatgGAGGATAGGCAAAAGGTTTACTGGAATGCGTATTTTGATCTGATTAGATCGTACCCTCGTGCTTTCTTGATCCCCTTGTTACATCGGCTTATTTTAAAATCTCCTGTTTCGTTTACGGGATATGATAAAGATGCTGACTCTGAGAAATTAAGATACGATGCCAAGTATCATGCAATTAAAATCTTAAGAAGTCTGCGACATAGTCAATGCTATAATGCATTGGTTGGTGTCGATGATAATTTGGAACCTCGTAAGTTTCTCACCTTGAGAGATGACGAATTGATGGaatcatttcttttaaaGTGGAATGCTATGGATAATTCATTCGATACTTTAGTTAAATTCAGACCTAAATTTTACAATGACATCAACAATcaaattaaacaaaaatttaatgGATATCTAAAAGATTTTAAAAAGTTAGATACATTCAAGAAGATTGAAATCATAACGCAAGTAGTTATTGATAATCTTCATTGGGATAAAGAAGCACATATTAATAACCAAGGACGATTTGATGAGGCAGAAACAAAAGTAGAATCATTCATGCTGTTAAGAGTGTATGCGAAAGAAATTGAACCTTCCGCTTCGCTTTTCTTTAGTATTGTTCAAAAAATTGCCAGATTGTTTGATATTCAAGCAAAAATGACATTAACAGCGTTGCTTTGTCTAGATGAAAAAGATCCTGATAATTACTACTATGTATTTTTCAACCTGGaggatatatataaaggaaGTTGCACAATCAGAGATAAACGTTGGCTAAGTAGAAGCTTAGGTGCTTCAGAGAGGGAGCTATTTACTCGTAGTCTGTTACCGTTAAGGTTACCACAATTTTTAACTGCATATTATGAAATTTGTGGAGGTGATAAAGATTCTATATACTTAGATAGACTCCATGATAACACGAGGAAGACCAAGGAACAACGTCTTGCGagaattaagaaattatttcCTTATAGTCGTGAATATTTCTCGCCTCATATTCTAAAGTATTTCCTTACATTTGGAGAATGTCTAGTAGCCAAAAGAATGACTTCGATGAGTAGATCCACTCAAGAAAAATGGaatcaatttattgaaCAAACACAAGTGCACTTTCCGGcgaatttttatttcattgaacCAGAAAGGAGGCATACACCAGGTCCATACGGGGCATGGCTAGGTATAAGAAACCATATGTACTTGAATTTCCTTGAAGATATAGGtaaatttgtaattttgaaaCCACATGGTGAAAGTCATGAGCGaatattttgtattatGGGTATGAAAAGGGGTCAAGGGAGCCCAATGTGTACGTTAGTGGATGAATTTGGAGAAGTTTATGCAGATTCGAGAGATGCGATCAAGATTTACAATGGTGACTCTAAAACAATTGAAGAGTTTTTAAATGTTGATCCATATACTGATTTGGGGTTacttttccaaaattataatcccgaattgaaaaaaatggaactTAATGCAAGAATTAGGAATTATTGCGCGGTTCATCAACCTCACAATCCCTTTATTCCAAAGGAAGCATGGGAAGCCATGGGATTTACCTATGAGCATACAATGTCCTCATGA
- the NDAI0F01940 gene encoding sugar porter family MFS transporter, with amino-acid sequence MPESDSHSLGSNEIKQDQTSLYDHEQEHGSPLVEIPKKPASAYVAVFIMCLMVAFGGFILGWDTGTIGGFMAQTDFIRRFGSKHRDGSHYLSKVRIGLLVSIFNIGCAIGSVFLGRLGDTIGRRKGIVVAVSIYMVGIVIQIASVKKWFQYLIGRIISGLGAGCIAVLSPMLISEVSPKHLRGTLVSCYQLMVTFGIFLGYCTNYGTKKHSNSVQWRVPLGLCFAWALFMLGAMFLVPESPHYLVKNGLIEEAKRSVAKSNKVTIDDPAVIQEVEMVQIAVEAEHAGGPSRWMELFETKNKIFQRVVVGVVLLGLQQLTGVNYFFYYGTIVFKAVGLEDSFQTSIVFGIVNFASTFVALYVVDKYGRRTCLLWGAAGMVCCMVVFASVGVTRLWPHGKGNGSSKGAGNCMIVFSCFFIFCFATTWAPIPFVIISESFPLRVKAKGMALGTVSNQMWNFCIGFFTPFITGAINFYYGYVFLGCLVFSWFYVFIFVPETKGLQLDDINVMWEEGVLSWKSASWVPPSQRGDTYDADALATDDKPLYKRMLGRG; translated from the coding sequence ATGCCTGAATCAGATTCCCATTCATTGGGGTCCAATGAGATCAAGCAAGATCAAACATCGTTATATGACCATGAACAAGAGCATGGATCACCACTTGTTGAAATTCCCAAAAAACCAGCCTCAGCATATGTTGCTGTTTTCATTATGTGTTTAATGGTTGCATTTGGTGGATTTATTCTTGGTTGGGATACCGGTACCATTGGTGGGTTTATGGCACAAACTGATTTTATTCGTCGGTTTGGTAGTAAACATCGTGATGGTAGTCATTATTTATCTAAAGTTAGAATTGGATTATTAGtttccattttcaatattggtTGTGCCATTGGATCAGTATTTTTAGGTCGTTTAGGTGATACCATTGGTCGTAGAAAGggtattgttgttgctgtttCCATTTATATGGTTGGTATTGTTATTCAAATTGCGTCAGTTAAGAAATGGTTCCAATATCTTATTGGTAGAATTATTTCTGGGCTTGGTGCTGGTTGTATTGCTGTTTTATCGCCAATGTTAATTTCTGAAGTATCTCCAAAACATTTAAGAGGTACTTTAGTTTCATGTTATCAATTGATGGTTACGTTTGGTATCTTTTTAGGTTATTGTACTAATTATGGTACTAAGAAACATTCCAATTCAGTTCAATGGAGAGTTCCATTGGGGTTATGTTTTGCTTGGGCATTATTTATGCTTGGTGCTATGTTTTTGGTTCCAGAATCTCCTCATTATTTAGTGAAGAATGGATTAATCGAAGAAGCTAAAAGATCTGTTGCTAAATCAAACAAGGTTACAATTGATGATCCAGCTGTCATTCAAGAAGTTGAAATGGTTCAAATTGCTGTAGAGGCAGAACATGCAGGTGGCCCATCACGTTGGAtggaattatttgaaactAAGAATAAGATTTTCCAACGTGTAGTTGTTGGTGTTGTTTTATTGGGATTACAACAATTAACTGGTGttaattatttcttttattatgGTACTATTGTTTTCAAAGCAGTTGGTTTAGAGGATTCTTTCCAAACGTCTATTGTTTTCGGTATTGTGAATTTTGCCTCTACATTTGTTGCTTTGTATGTTGTTGATAAATATGGTCGTCGTACTTGTTTATTATGGGGTGCTGCTGGTATGGTTTGTTGTATGGTTGTGTTTGCATCAGTTGGTGTTACAAGATTATGGCCTCATGGTAAAGGGAATGGATCATCCAAAGGTGCTGGTAACTGTATGATCGTTTTCTCctgtttctttattttctgttTTGCTACTACCTGGGCTCCAATTCCATTCGTTATTATCTCTGAATCTTTCCCATTGAGAGTTAAGGCCAAGGGTATGGCGTTAGGTACAGTTTCTAATCAAATGTGGAATTTCTGTATTGGGTTCTTCACACCTTTCATTACTGGTGCAATTAATTTCTATTACGGTTATGTTTTCTTAGGCTGTCTTGTATTTTCATGGTTTtatgttttcattttcgttCCAGAAACCAAAGGTTTACAATTGGATGACATCAATGTTATGTGGGAGGAAGGTGTTTTATCATGGAAATCTGCATCTTGGGTTCCACCATCTCAAAGAGGAGATACGTATGATGCAGATGCTTTAGCTACTGATGACAAGCCACTTTATAAGAGAATGTTAGGAAGAGGTTAA